In Leptolyngbya sp. 'hensonii', the following are encoded in one genomic region:
- a CDS encoding ferredoxin--nitrite reductase, with amino-acid sequence MTGTLPAVTANKFEKFKAEKDGLLVKAEIGRFAQIGWEAMDETDRDHRLKWLGLFFRPVTPGKFMLRMRTPNGILTSGQMRVLAEIVQRYGDDGSADITTRQNLQLRGVRLEDAPEIFRKFEAAGLTSIQSGMDNVRNITGSPVAGIDADELIDTRGLIRKVQDMITNNGDGNPSFTNLPRKFNIAIAGCRDNSVHAEINDIAFVPAFKNGILGFNVLVGGFFSAKRCEAAVPMNVWVDPRDVVALCEAILMVYRNHGLRANRQKARLMWLLDEWGMEKFRSEVERQLGYSLPTAAPQDEIVWDKRDHIGIHAQKQPGLNYVGLHVPVGRLQAQEMFDLARLSEVYGSGEIRLTVEQNVIIPNIPDSRLGPFLKEPLLQLFSVNPDNLERALVSCTGSQFCNFALIETKQRALQMVRELGAELSTPRPVRIHWTGCPNSCGQPQVADIGLMGTKVRKDGQTLEGVDLYMGGKVGKEAHLGTCVRKGIPCEDLKPVLREVLIEHFQAQPRELAG; translated from the coding sequence ATGACAGGTACATTACCGGCAGTCACTGCCAATAAGTTTGAGAAATTTAAGGCGGAAAAGGATGGCCTACTCGTCAAGGCAGAGATCGGACGCTTTGCCCAGATTGGTTGGGAAGCGATGGATGAGACGGATCGAGACCATCGACTGAAATGGTTGGGGCTATTCTTCCGTCCCGTCACCCCCGGCAAGTTTATGTTACGCATGCGAACCCCCAACGGGATTCTCACCAGCGGACAGATGCGGGTACTGGCAGAGATTGTTCAGCGGTATGGCGACGACGGCAGTGCCGACATCACCACCCGCCAGAACCTCCAGTTACGGGGGGTTCGTTTGGAGGATGCGCCAGAGATCTTTCGCAAGTTCGAGGCCGCCGGGTTAACTAGCATTCAGTCTGGCATGGACAACGTGCGGAATATTACCGGATCGCCTGTGGCAGGCATTGATGCCGATGAGTTGATTGACACCCGTGGCCTGATCCGCAAGGTGCAGGACATGATTACCAATAACGGGGATGGCAATCCGTCATTTACCAATCTGCCACGCAAATTCAATATTGCGATCGCAGGCTGCCGGGATAACTCTGTCCATGCCGAAATCAACGATATTGCCTTCGTCCCAGCGTTCAAGAATGGCATTCTGGGCTTTAACGTTCTCGTAGGGGGCTTTTTCTCCGCCAAGCGCTGCGAAGCGGCTGTGCCGATGAATGTCTGGGTTGATCCCCGGGATGTGGTTGCCCTCTGTGAGGCCATCTTGATGGTTTACCGCAATCATGGATTGCGGGCCAACCGGCAAAAAGCGCGCCTCATGTGGCTACTGGATGAGTGGGGAATGGAAAAGTTTCGATCGGAGGTGGAACGGCAACTCGGCTATTCCCTACCAACGGCTGCCCCTCAAGATGAAATTGTCTGGGATAAACGGGATCACATTGGCATCCATGCCCAGAAGCAACCTGGCCTTAACTATGTGGGTCTGCATGTGCCCGTGGGCCGTCTGCAAGCCCAGGAAATGTTTGACTTGGCCCGCCTTTCAGAGGTCTACGGCAGTGGAGAAATCCGCCTGACTGTAGAACAGAACGTCATCATCCCGAACATTCCCGATTCGCGATTGGGGCCATTCTTGAAGGAGCCCCTGCTGCAATTGTTCTCTGTGAATCCGGATAATCTGGAGCGGGCACTGGTGTCTTGTACCGGCAGCCAGTTTTGCAACTTTGCCCTGATTGAAACGAAGCAGCGAGCCTTGCAGATGGTGCGGGAACTAGGGGCAGAACTCTCTACCCCACGTCCCGTTCGGATTCACTGGACGGGTTGCCCCAATTCCTGTGGGCAGCCCCAGGTGGCTGACATCGGGCTGATGGGTACCAAGGTCCGTAAAGACGGTCAGACGCTGGAAGGGGTAGACCTTTACATGGGGGGCAAAGTGGGCAAAGAGGCGCATCTGGGCACCTGTGTTCGCAAGGGGATTCCCTGTGAGGATCTGAAGCCAGTGCTGCGAGAGGTGCTGATTGAGCATTTTCAGGCCCAACCCAGGGAATTGGCAGGATAG
- a CDS encoding molybdenum cofactor guanylyltransferase, which produces MALAAIVLAGGRSSRMGRDKALIAVAGMTLLERVCRVAAQCSSQVVVVTPWPDRYRALPGLQSCQFVQEQSPEAQGPLVGFAQGLAQVRADWVLLLACDLPRLEGSLLQQWGQQLERVPPAAIALLPRHPKGWEPLCGFYRHRCLPDLQEFIEEGGRSFQDWLATQVIQELSLTCPQMLFNCNTPEDLTTIGLV; this is translated from the coding sequence ATGGCGCTGGCAGCGATCGTTCTGGCTGGAGGTCGCAGCTCTCGCATGGGACGAGACAAGGCCCTCATTGCCGTCGCTGGAATGACGCTGCTGGAGCGTGTCTGTCGGGTTGCGGCCCAGTGCAGTTCCCAGGTTGTTGTCGTCACCCCCTGGCCCGATCGTTATCGCGCTCTTCCCGGTCTTCAGAGCTGCCAATTTGTCCAGGAACAGTCCCCCGAAGCTCAGGGGCCTCTGGTGGGGTTTGCCCAGGGGCTAGCGCAGGTCAGGGCAGATTGGGTGCTCCTGCTGGCCTGCGATCTGCCCCGGTTAGAGGGCAGCCTGTTGCAGCAATGGGGTCAACAGTTGGAGCGCGTCCCACCAGCGGCGATCGCCCTGCTGCCCCGTCATCCTAAAGGCTGGGAACCTCTCTGTGGTTTCTATCGCCATCGTTGTCTACCGGATTTGCAGGAATTTATCGAGGAAGGAGGACGATCGTTTCAGGACTGGCTGGCCACCCAAGTGATCCAGGAACTATCCCTGACCTGTCCCCAGATGTTATTCAATTGCAATACGCCAGAGGATTTGACTACGATCGGGCTGGTCTGA
- the dnaK gene encoding molecular chaperone DnaK: protein MGKVVGIDLGTTNSVVAVMEGGKPVVIANAEGVRTTPSVVGFSKDGERLVGQMARRQTVLNPQNTFYGVKRYIGRKYSELSPESKRVPYTIRKDEVGNIKIKCPRLDKEFAPEEISAMVLRKLVDDASRYLGEKVTRAVITVPAYFNDSQRQATRDAGRIAGLDVLRILNEPTAASLAYGLEKRDQQTILVFDLGGGTFDVSILDVGDGVFEVKATSGDTQLGGTDFDRRIVDWLAEQFLEAEGVDLRRDRQSLQRLTEAAEKAKIELSGVTITDINLPFITATEDGPKHLETRLARTQFEELCGDLLDRLRGPVKRALSDADLTAADIDEVVLVGGSTRIPAVQKLVRKIINLEPNQNVNPDEVVAVGAAVQAGIMAGEVKDILLLDVTPLSLGLETIGGVTRKLIPRNTTIPVRRSDIFSTSENNQTVVEVHVVQGEREMAANNKSLGRFKLTGVPPAPRGVAQILVSFDIDANGILQVMALDRTTGREQSITVQEASTLTEEEIKKMLREAEEFADQDREKRERIEKRTLAEDLIRQAEKLLRDVAMDYGMYFASDLRRRIETLLRELRDSLDNNDERGIDVTQVDLRDAVYDLRREYYRRDQDDEEDEGILGSIRRIFKGDDDEEYEYDSWNRDRRDYRDDYRNEDYRNDNYRSGGYRNDDYRNEDYRSDRIRGSRSGGSRNEEYRSDRAGGYRNDANARDEESRRPAYGGGTSSRPGRYSQNDDFDEDDDEWL from the coding sequence ATGGGAAAGGTAGTCGGCATTGACCTGGGTACGACAAACTCGGTAGTTGCCGTCATGGAGGGGGGGAAACCGGTCGTTATTGCCAATGCGGAAGGAGTCAGAACCACACCCTCAGTGGTCGGGTTCAGTAAAGATGGAGAGCGCCTTGTGGGGCAAATGGCGCGGCGGCAGACGGTCCTGAATCCGCAAAATACTTTTTATGGGGTCAAGCGCTACATTGGCCGAAAATATTCTGAACTGAGTCCAGAATCGAAGCGGGTGCCCTACACTATCCGCAAAGATGAAGTCGGGAATATCAAGATCAAGTGTCCGCGTTTAGATAAAGAATTTGCGCCGGAAGAAATTTCTGCTATGGTGCTGCGGAAGCTGGTGGATGATGCCAGTCGCTACCTGGGGGAAAAGGTGACCCGTGCAGTGATTACGGTGCCAGCCTATTTTAATGACTCCCAGCGACAGGCAACTCGGGATGCCGGTCGGATCGCCGGTCTGGACGTGCTACGGATTCTTAATGAGCCCACAGCAGCTTCCCTTGCCTATGGTCTGGAAAAACGGGATCAGCAGACCATCCTGGTGTTTGATCTGGGAGGGGGCACTTTCGATGTGTCCATCCTGGATGTGGGGGATGGGGTGTTTGAAGTCAAGGCCACCAGTGGTGACACTCAGTTGGGGGGGACAGACTTCGATCGCCGCATTGTCGATTGGTTGGCAGAACAGTTTCTGGAGGCAGAAGGGGTGGATCTGCGTCGTGATCGGCAATCCCTCCAGCGACTGACGGAAGCTGCCGAGAAAGCCAAAATCGAACTTTCTGGGGTCACGATTACAGACATTAATTTGCCGTTTATTACTGCCACGGAGGATGGTCCGAAACACCTGGAGACGCGGTTGGCCCGCACCCAGTTTGAGGAACTCTGTGGCGATCTCCTCGATCGCTTGCGGGGACCTGTGAAGCGAGCTTTGAGTGATGCCGATCTAACTGCAGCGGATATCGATGAGGTGGTGCTCGTAGGAGGTTCAACTCGAATTCCTGCCGTGCAAAAACTGGTGCGGAAGATTATCAATTTAGAACCGAATCAGAATGTCAATCCAGATGAAGTCGTGGCGGTGGGAGCAGCAGTTCAGGCTGGCATCATGGCTGGGGAAGTGAAGGATATTCTGCTCCTGGATGTCACCCCTCTGTCCCTGGGCCTGGAGACGATCGGAGGGGTTACCCGTAAGCTCATCCCCCGCAATACGACAATTCCTGTCCGTCGATCGGACATTTTCTCTACCTCCGAAAATAACCAGACCGTGGTGGAAGTCCATGTGGTGCAGGGGGAACGGGAAATGGCGGCCAACAACAAATCCCTGGGGCGGTTTAAGCTGACGGGTGTGCCTCCGGCTCCTCGCGGTGTGGCTCAGATTCTCGTGTCATTTGATATTGATGCTAATGGCATTCTGCAGGTGATGGCCCTCGATCGCACCACAGGGCGAGAACAGAGTATTACGGTGCAGGAAGCCTCTACCCTGACGGAAGAAGAGATCAAGAAAATGCTGCGGGAGGCAGAGGAGTTCGCAGATCAGGATCGGGAAAAGCGGGAGCGGATTGAGAAACGCACCCTGGCTGAAGACCTGATCCGGCAGGCCGAAAAATTGCTGCGAGATGTCGCCATGGATTACGGCATGTATTTTGCCAGCGACCTGCGCCGTCGTATTGAAACCTTGCTGCGGGAACTGCGGGATAGCCTGGACAATAATGACGAGCGGGGTATCGATGTGACGCAGGTTGATCTGCGGGATGCCGTCTATGATCTCCGGCGAGAATATTACCGGCGCGATCAGGATGATGAGGAGGATGAGGGCATCCTCGGGTCGATTCGCCGCATCTTCAAGGGGGATGATGACGAAGAGTACGAGTATGACTCCTGGAATCGAGATCGGCGGGACTATCGAGATGATTATCGCAATGAGGACTATCGGAACGATAATTACCGATCGGGGGGGTACCGGAATGACGATTATCGCAATGAGGACTATCGCTCCGATCGCATTCGAGGGTCTCGATCGGGGGGATCTCGGAATGAGGAGTATCGCTCCGATCGTGCTGGCGGCTATCGCAACGACGCCAATGCTCGGGATGAGGAGTCCCGTCGTCCGGCCTATGGTGGGGGCACAAGCAGCCGACCGGGCCGATATTCTCAAAATGACGATTTTGATGAAGACGATGATGAATGGCTCTAG
- a CDS encoding J domain-containing protein: protein MQNFRNYYEILGIPREASTEEIKQSYRKLARQYHPDLNPGNKEAEEKFKDIGEAYEVLSDPDKRAQYDQFSRYWKQTGFQAGTTATKGNAWDSDRGGGSGVNFGDFSDFNSFIDTLIGNRSTRVTTGTQNRTTTSTNPFRPGTTKTAYTVNSRAARKDAEARLSLPLDKAYLGGQERVRLEDGRSLEVNMPPGMVTGQRIRLRGQGVAGGDLYLKIEVQPHGFFRLEGADIYCELPITPSEAVLGAQVEVPTLDGAVKMTIRSGAKSGQRLRLANKGYLTDDGKRGDQIVELQIVVPKDPDPQERELYEKLRHLETFDPRANLPV from the coding sequence ATGCAGAACTTTCGGAATTACTACGAAATCCTTGGGATTCCCAGGGAGGCGTCAACCGAGGAAATTAAGCAGTCGTACCGGAAACTGGCACGGCAATATCACCCTGACTTGAATCCGGGCAACAAGGAAGCGGAGGAAAAATTCAAGGATATTGGTGAAGCCTATGAGGTTCTTTCTGACCCGGACAAACGGGCTCAATACGACCAGTTCAGCCGTTATTGGAAGCAAACCGGGTTCCAGGCAGGTACAACAGCCACTAAGGGGAATGCCTGGGACAGCGATCGGGGGGGAGGCAGTGGGGTCAACTTTGGGGACTTTTCAGACTTCAATAGCTTTATTGACACCCTGATCGGCAACCGTTCCACCCGGGTCACCACTGGAACCCAAAATCGCACCACAACTTCAACCAATCCCTTCCGTCCGGGAACCACCAAGACCGCTTATACCGTTAACTCCCGGGCCGCTCGTAAGGATGCAGAGGCTCGCCTCAGCCTGCCCCTAGACAAAGCCTACCTAGGGGGTCAGGAGCGGGTGCGGCTGGAGGATGGCCGATCGCTGGAGGTCAATATGCCCCCTGGTATGGTCACGGGCCAGCGGATTCGCCTGCGGGGTCAGGGGGTTGCCGGTGGCGACCTGTATTTGAAAATTGAGGTGCAACCCCATGGATTTTTCCGGTTAGAAGGCGCAGATATTTACTGTGAACTGCCGATCACGCCCAGCGAGGCCGTCCTGGGAGCCCAGGTCGAGGTACCGACCCTGGATGGTGCTGTCAAGATGACCATTCGCTCCGGAGCCAAGTCAGGGCAGCGATTGCGGCTGGCCAATAAGGGCTATCTGACGGACGATGGCAAGCGGGGCGATCAGATTGTGGAGTTGCAAATTGTGGTTCCTAAAGACCCTGATCCCCAGGAACGGGAGCTATACGAGAAACTGCGCCATCTTGAAACGTTCGATCCGAGAGCAAATTTGCCGGTGTAG
- a CDS encoding DUF58 domain-containing protein, with amino-acid sequence MSIHKQIADWLESRWISPSYSGWLLIGLSIFFFASATNTLSGWLYVMSGTIFALLVVAAILSERTLRRVQVARFPIAPVSAGQDLTVELLLENPTPQVKTLLQVEDGIPQRLGNPVQQAFELISARSDQRWIYHQPTQQRGIYRWETVRIRTASPLGLFWCRRSWAARAKAIVYPPILPLTHCPLVDEIGREEDLRFLSSNRPESATEGLTRSLRPYRWGDSTRFIHWRTSARYGELRVRELEVVTGGQEIVVCLDSAALWRSEDFEQAVIAAISLFCYAARHHQTIRLWTSGTGLLKGERVVLEALAAIMAGEPSQADDPPTQPLIWLTQNVASLTGLPPGSRWLLWSADPREGLESGELVSSRGLVIESNSALQTQLQMPLQTRVV; translated from the coding sequence ATGAGCATTCATAAGCAAATCGCGGACTGGTTAGAAAGCCGATGGATCAGCCCTTCTTACAGTGGTTGGTTGCTCATTGGGCTGTCGATATTTTTCTTTGCATCGGCAACCAATACCCTATCCGGCTGGCTGTATGTCATGAGTGGGACGATCTTTGCCCTGCTGGTGGTCGCAGCGATTCTGTCTGAGCGGACTCTGCGCCGGGTCCAGGTGGCCCGATTCCCGATCGCCCCGGTCAGTGCAGGCCAGGATCTGACCGTAGAACTGCTACTGGAGAATCCCACTCCCCAGGTTAAGACCTTGCTCCAGGTGGAAGATGGCATTCCGCAACGCTTAGGTAACCCTGTTCAACAAGCCTTTGAACTGATCTCGGCTCGCTCTGACCAGCGCTGGATTTATCATCAACCGACTCAACAGCGGGGAATTTATCGCTGGGAGACGGTTCGCATCCGCACCGCTTCTCCCCTGGGCCTGTTCTGGTGCCGTCGATCGTGGGCGGCTAGGGCCAAGGCGATCGTCTATCCTCCCATTTTGCCTCTGACCCACTGCCCTCTGGTAGACGAAATTGGGCGAGAAGAAGATCTGCGCTTCCTCAGCAGTAATCGCCCAGAGTCAGCCACCGAAGGGTTGACGCGCTCTCTGCGCCCTTACCGCTGGGGAGACTCAACCCGGTTCATCCACTGGCGCACCAGTGCTCGCTATGGGGAGTTGCGAGTCCGAGAACTGGAAGTCGTCACGGGGGGGCAGGAGATTGTTGTCTGCCTGGATAGCGCTGCCCTCTGGAGATCGGAGGACTTTGAACAGGCCGTGATTGCTGCGATCTCCCTGTTCTGCTACGCTGCTCGCCACCATCAGACGATTCGCCTCTGGACATCTGGGACAGGTTTGTTGAAAGGGGAACGGGTTGTCCTGGAGGCTCTGGCTGCAATTATGGCTGGTGAACCGTCGCAAGCGGATGACCCGCCGACCCAGCCGTTGATCTGGTTAACGCAAAATGTGGCTAGTCTGACGGGGCTTCCTCCTGGAAGCCGCTGGCTGTTGTGGTCTGCTGATCCCAGGGAGGGTCTGGAGAGTGGTGAGTTGGTTTCCTCCAGAGGGCTGGTGATCGAATCTAACTCAGCGCTGCAGACCCAGTTGCAAATGCCGTTGCAAACCAGAGTGGTGTGA
- a CDS encoding ferredoxin-thioredoxin reductase catalytic domain-containing protein, with protein MTTLQQQKWASSKNLEMMRSFSETYAKRTGTYFCSDLMITAAVIEGLAQHKDALGSPLCPCRHYEDKEAEANATYWNCPCVPMRERHECHCLLFLPPDNYLAGHSQDISMEQVLAARASMEA; from the coding sequence ATGACCACCTTACAGCAGCAGAAATGGGCCAGCAGTAAGAATCTGGAAATGATGCGGAGTTTTTCTGAAACCTATGCCAAACGGACAGGTACTTACTTTTGTTCCGATTTAATGATAACGGCTGCAGTTATTGAAGGGTTGGCCCAGCATAAAGATGCCCTCGGTTCTCCCCTTTGCCCCTGTCGTCACTACGAAGACAAAGAAGCAGAGGCCAACGCCACTTACTGGAATTGTCCCTGTGTACCGATGCGCGAACGGCACGAATGCCATTGCTTGTTGTTCTTACCGCCCGACAACTACCTGGCTGGTCACAGTCAAGATATTTCGATGGAGCAGGTGCTGGCTGCTAGAGCCAGCATGGAGGCATAA
- a CDS encoding DUF309 domain-containing protein: MSVESALPPEFWQGIDLFNQGDYYPCHDILEALWMEAGNPDKTFYQGILQIAVALYHLGNGNQRGAMILLGEGINRLKRYQPTYGGIDVAQLVMDAGEILGQLQQAKALICDFERPFIRQILAGPETSCADRPSS, from the coding sequence TTGTCTGTTGAATCGGCATTACCTCCGGAGTTCTGGCAGGGAATTGACCTGTTTAACCAAGGCGACTATTACCCCTGCCACGACATCCTGGAAGCCTTATGGATGGAAGCTGGTAACCCAGATAAGACCTTTTATCAGGGGATTTTGCAAATTGCGGTGGCTTTGTATCACCTGGGCAATGGGAATCAGCGGGGAGCCATGATCCTGCTGGGAGAAGGGATAAACCGATTAAAACGCTATCAACCGACCTATGGGGGAATTGATGTAGCCCAATTGGTCATGGATGCCGGAGAGATCTTGGGGCAATTACAGCAGGCCAAGGCGCTGATCTGTGATTTTGAACGGCCTTTTATCCGTCAGATTTTGGCTGGCCCTGAAACTTCTTGTGCCGATCGTCCGTCCAGTTAG
- a CDS encoding LptA/OstA family protein, whose translation MPHLQFQALVRRAGLLLLLPAILGFVLAVSSQTRVAKAQAGGASRSLTLRSDIQEANAKTGVITARGNVQINYPARQIQATAAQAQYFSRERRIVLTGNVYVLQQGNSLRGEVITYLIDEGRFVAVPATEQQVEATYIVIDPEPTASPAPAPVPLEPISPASDSPASTPSRSTQP comes from the coding sequence ATGCCACACTTGCAATTTCAAGCCCTGGTTCGTCGTGCTGGATTGCTCCTGTTGCTACCAGCTATCCTGGGATTCGTCCTTGCGGTTTCCAGCCAGACTCGGGTCGCCAAAGCCCAGGCTGGTGGTGCTAGCCGTTCCCTGACCCTCCGGTCAGACATCCAGGAGGCTAACGCGAAGACAGGGGTGATTACGGCCAGAGGGAATGTTCAGATTAACTATCCGGCCAGGCAAATTCAGGCAACGGCAGCTCAGGCCCAGTATTTTAGTCGGGAGCGACGGATTGTCCTGACTGGAAATGTGTATGTGCTGCAGCAGGGTAATAGTCTGCGGGGTGAAGTCATCACGTATCTGATTGATGAAGGCCGATTTGTGGCTGTTCCGGCTACAGAGCAGCAAGTTGAGGCAACCTACATTGTGATTGATCCGGAGCCAACCGCTTCTCCTGCCCCAGCTCCGGTTCCCCTTGAACCCATATCCCCAGCTTCGGATAGCCCTGCTTCTACTCCATCACGCTCTACCCAACCTTGA
- the lptB gene encoding LPS export ABC transporter ATP-binding protein — MKISLNNVYKSYGRRVVVDGVSLSVSQGEVVGLLGPNGAGKTTTFYIATGLEKPNHGSICLNELDITAMPMHQRARLGIGYLAQEPSIFRHLSVKDNIRLVLEQAGVPSYEREKRLNLLLREFRLERVASTLGIRVSGGERRRTELARALASGRDGPRFLLLDEPFAGVDPIAVSEIQDIVGQLRGRNMGILITDHNVRETLAITDRAYIMRDGRIFASGSGEELYNNPQVRQFYLGDGFQR, encoded by the coding sequence TTGAAGATATCTCTAAACAATGTTTATAAGTCCTATGGTCGGCGCGTCGTTGTAGATGGCGTTAGCCTCTCCGTTTCTCAGGGAGAGGTGGTTGGGCTGTTGGGGCCGAATGGGGCTGGTAAGACAACCACCTTCTATATTGCGACTGGCCTGGAAAAGCCCAACCATGGCAGTATCTGCTTGAACGAGCTGGATATTACCGCTATGCCGATGCATCAGCGGGCTAGGCTGGGCATTGGTTATCTGGCCCAGGAACCCAGTATTTTTCGCCACTTGAGTGTGAAGGATAATATTCGGCTGGTTTTGGAACAGGCTGGTGTCCCCTCTTACGAGCGGGAAAAGCGGTTAAACTTGCTGCTGCGGGAATTTCGTCTGGAACGGGTGGCGTCCACCCTGGGGATTCGGGTTTCCGGTGGGGAACGACGACGAACTGAACTGGCTCGTGCCCTGGCTTCTGGACGGGATGGTCCCCGGTTTCTGCTGCTGGATGAGCCTTTTGCTGGTGTGGACCCGATCGCGGTCTCTGAAATTCAGGACATTGTGGGGCAATTGCGGGGGCGCAACATGGGCATTCTGATTACGGATCACAACGTGCGGGAAACCCTGGCCATTACCGATCGCGCCTATATCATGCGAGATGGCCGTATCTTTGCTTCTGGCAGCGGGGAAGAACTCTATAACAATCCCCAGGTTCGGCAGTTCTACTTAGGGGATGGTTTCCAGCGGTGA
- a CDS encoding LptF/LptG family permease, which translates to MPSAPYQSEGPFRLSIMDRYIITELIPVFLFGVAAFSSIGVAIGALFDLVRKVTESGVPVSLAVQILLLKMPEFIGYSFPMSTLLAALMTYSRFSSDSELVALRSCGISVYRLVVPAVMVSFLVTGMTFAFNEVVVPGANYQASVTLERALKQEKPDFQEKNILYQDFREIKLADGGSAQELDRLFFAQEFDGQRMKNLSILDYSQKGLNQIVVAESATWNFAKNTWDFSNGTIYIIAPDGSYRNIIRFEKQELQLPRAPLDLATRGRDYGEMNIADSQSYLALLRQSGDLQKVRKLEVVIQKKYALPFVCVVFGLIGSVLGTRPQRTSRAKGFGLSILIIFGYYLFGVICEALGYTGLFNPFMAGWFPNMLGLSVGILLLSRASR; encoded by the coding sequence ATGCCTTCTGCGCCCTATCAATCAGAAGGGCCGTTTCGGCTGTCGATCATGGACCGCTACATCATCACCGAGTTGATTCCGGTGTTTTTGTTTGGGGTGGCTGCGTTTTCTTCGATTGGCGTGGCGATCGGGGCTCTGTTTGACCTGGTGCGGAAAGTCACAGAGTCGGGGGTACCGGTTTCTCTGGCCGTGCAGATTTTGCTACTGAAGATGCCAGAGTTCATCGGCTACTCTTTCCCCATGTCCACCTTGCTGGCTGCCCTGATGACCTACAGCCGATTTTCCAGCGATAGTGAACTGGTGGCCTTACGCAGTTGTGGCATCAGTGTTTATCGTCTGGTTGTCCCTGCAGTGATGGTCAGTTTTTTGGTGACGGGTATGACCTTTGCCTTTAATGAGGTCGTGGTTCCTGGGGCCAATTACCAGGCGTCGGTCACCCTGGAACGAGCCTTAAAGCAGGAAAAGCCCGACTTTCAGGAAAAGAATATCCTCTATCAGGATTTTCGGGAGATCAAACTCGCTGATGGGGGTAGCGCTCAGGAACTCGATCGCCTGTTTTTTGCCCAGGAATTTGATGGGCAACGGATGAAAAATCTGAGTATTCTGGATTACTCTCAGAAGGGGTTGAACCAAATTGTTGTCGCTGAATCAGCAACCTGGAATTTTGCCAAAAACACCTGGGATTTCAGTAACGGCACTATTTACATCATTGCCCCGGATGGGTCTTACCGGAATATCATTCGGTTTGAAAAGCAAGAATTGCAATTGCCCCGTGCCCCATTGGATTTGGCGACCCGTGGTCGAGATTACGGGGAGATGAACATTGCTGATTCTCAATCGTACCTTGCGCTGTTGCGTCAGAGCGGCGATCTGCAGAAGGTCCGGAAACTGGAAGTTGTGATCCAGAAAAAATATGCCCTACCGTTTGTCTGTGTGGTGTTTGGGTTGATTGGGTCTGTTCTGGGAACCAGGCCGCAGCGCACCAGCAGAGCTAAAGGTTTTGGCCTCAGTATTTTAATCATCTTTGGTTATTATCTCTTTGGGGTGATCTGCGAAGCCCTGGGGTATACCGGGTTGTTTAACCCCTTCATGGCGGGATGGTTTCCCAATATGCTCGGCTTATCTGTGGGTATCCTGCTCCTATCCCGGGCGTCTCGCTAG